aaaacctgtttgtgctcatttctttccttataattggaaagaggtgaacatggattcaccaagggggagctcaaaacacggtgcatttaaaattaaatcctgttagagtcagaccaggtgaaggctgaaaggagacccctagacctctttctcacctagtcataacagtaTCGATGCATATCCTGTCCAGTTTCCTTTGCCACTGTTTTTCCTCAGGCGTTTCAGTCAACATTTAGCACTGAAACTTTAAAATGACATCCTAGAGTTAAGCAGTTGCCTGTACCATGGAGTTGCCAACACTAGCTACTAAGTGAATTCGATTTCTATCATGTATAGACAAATATATTCATTTACTGACTGTGACAATGACACAGTCAACTCATTAACCTGCTTTCAGATTCTTAGAGGCATTATAAAATGACAATAATATGGTTAGCATTTCATATGAATAATTCTGGATTGATTTACTATCAAAATTATTGCTATTAATAATATTTTATATTTAAGCATTGTCAGATGTTACAAGTGCATTACTTGAAGCAGTAGTGAATGATAGAAAATAAAAGGATCCTGGGCTGATTCTTTTAGCTGAGCTCTGATAAGCTAGCTGAATGGGCGCTATAAATGACTTTAGCACCCTTTGACTAGATTGGTAAAAAATAAGCAATAGTAGCTTTCATTgctactgaatgccttttggaaagtgCAACAACAAAGGTATTCGCTCTGATGTTCATTTATAGCTCGAGAAGCCGACGACGCTCCCTATCGAGGCTCACAGCTGAAGATTTAACACCGGTGCGCGCTTCAGATGAACAACTGGCAACTCTAGAACCATAACTCAACATCAAGGAGATGAAGAAAAATATTCAACAATATCGATTGTTCGGAATTTTGATTGGAACCACGATTGTAACCAAATTAAGCTGCAGTGCTTAACACCAGGATGAAATTTCAAATAGTTTGAAATTGAAAAGAAATGTAAGGGCATATTCTTACAGATTTGTTACAAGTGTGGGAAGAGTTTACTCGGACTGAATTCTAATCTGCTAGTGTAAGAATGATATCTATTTTCTTGATATCATAGAAATATTATCTTCTAACTTTTTTGTTAagcagagaaagaaaaaaaaacattttaaaagtaGTGATCATTCAGCGTTAGAACTGAGATTGACCCTAAGACATTGGCTGCATTTAATACAAAGTAACCAACTTCATAATGAGGAATCTTAATTATACACTGGCTTGTAAGTTTCGAGAAGCTGTATTGAATGACATGGATGCAAGGACATTAGTTATTCCTGAAGCAGAAAAACATCTGAGTAAATAGCATATATACAATTCGGGTTTGTATAGCATGAgaaggaaattttaaaaaaaggttagATATTTCCTTTGAGGAAATGGCAATTATATTTAACAAGAACAAAATTAGCGATAAGATACTTAACGAGGAGAGGTGTGCCAACATAAATACAGCTTGTTGGTAAGGAAAACAGTTCATTAATTTAAGTTGTTGATAAGGTCGATTATAGTAGCTTGACATGGAGTTGTATTTTTGGGAGAGTCATAGTGGTAGGTGTGAGGGAATTATATAAAAGTGATAGTTTGTAATGAGCATTGGGATTTGAGAGGTTTTGAGCAGCCTAAAGAACGAAGCTCGAAACAGTATTGCACTTACATCATTAAGTGCAATTGTAAATACTATCTTCTCAGTGGATGTTTTAGTACTTTTGCATGGATTGCATGCTTATTACGTCTACACGTTTTAATTCAACGTCTCAAGAACAGATTTTATTTTTGGGTATATACTAAAAGATCTAATGATAAATATCATCAACATTCATCGAACAAGTATCACTTGTTTAAGAAGATAAGCACACGCCTGCTCATTTTGAGGTGTCATGTACCTGATTTCCAACTCCGGACGAAGGTCCTTCATCACGTTTCTCTGTATAATGTGTCAGAGAGAAAATGTAACATGTTAGAAAGATCAGCGTCCAGAAATCGCCACTCAGCACTCCCAACCTCGCTCCCGTTATGATTCGAACTCAGCCAGTTTACTATCCAACTGTACTATCACAAAATATAAAGCACACCCATAATGTAGATATTATTGTATTGATAAAAGGgatagagaaaatgctggaatctattgcaAAATATGTTATAGCAGTTCATTTAGAAGATCTCAATGCAACCAGGAAGAGCTAACCTGGTTTGTGCAAGGGAATTCGTGTTTAAATaagttattagagttctttgagggattaACCAGCAACGTGGAGGAAGGGGAacatgtggatgtggtgtacttggatttccagcagacctttgacaaggtaccacattaaaggctgtTGCCCAAGGAAACAAAAATGAAACTGCTGAACACTGTGTCTCACACGTTCCGgccccttctctcccttaaaagtgCCTtgttttttaacagagtcttaaaggcacacacaaactattaatccgaggagaaaaaaataaCACTAGTCAATGacaggatgaagggacagaatgtacagttgctaatttgctgatgacacaaagataggtaagacagtatattgtgaagaggacataaggagccttccaggggatatcgataggttaagtgagtgggcaaagatttggcagatggagtataatgtggaaaagcgtgaacttgtccactttgaccaGAAAATGGAACAGCAACATActctttaaatgtagagagattgcagagatctgatatgcagagggatctgggtgtcctcgtacatgaagcaTAACACGTTAGTatccaggtacagcaagtgattaggaagaaaAATACAATGTTGTCATTtaatgcaaggggaatggaatacaaaagtagagatgtttttctACATATGTACagagcattgctgagaccacatcgagagtatcgtgtacagttttggtctccttacttaagaacggATATGATTgcatcagagaaggttcactcgactaattcctgggatgagatggttatcttatgaggaaaggttgtacaggtTGTGTCTGtattcagtggagtttagaaggatgagaggtgatcctattgaaatgtataagatctgAGGGGACCTGACAGGGTGAATATTGAGAGAATGTTTCTCCTTGTGAGGGAAACTAAAGCTggagggcacagtttaaaaataagggctgtcccatttaagacagatgagtttttttttctctcagaggatcctgAGTCTGAGGAACTCTATTTCCCGGATAGCGgcagaggcagggtcattgaatgttttgttttaaggcagaggtagacagattatagacaaacaagggagtcaaagagatCGGTGattggaaggaaagtggagttgagtccacatacagatcagtcataatcttgcagaatggcggagcaggctcgaggggccgaataacctactcctgcttctTGTTAATATACTCGCATGCAAGATTTCGTTGAAAGGAAGCGCGTAAGTAGCTGATATATATATTATAAAAATACATTATAAGAATTCGATTTTATTTTCGTGCTGACAAATAAATAGTAAAACTTACGCCAATTTGGGAAGCTGAGGGGAGCTCATTGGAACGCAGTAATATAAAGTATTAGCGAGGCGAAGTGAGATGCAAAACTGATGTGTGACCAATCGACCACAGGGGAAGCGTGTAACTGAAGTGCGACAAGTAGGTTAAGCTAGTTTCCATTGTAAATGAGTGGAATTAGAAGTTTAGAATTACAAAACGTTGACCCAAATTTGTGACAAAACGTGAAAACAGAATGTCAgattttttaaaaggaaaagacATGCAGAGGTACGATGTTAATATTTGATGGATGATGTCATATGCCCACGTTTACAAAAAAAACTAGTGGCCCTGAAATGCTACAGTCCTGTCAATGGTGGCACTGTAGCTCCTCATTACTGAATCTCCCAGTTCCTCAACCTGTATTGCATGAAAATATATTTTTTCAAAATGTTATGTCTGGTGCATTTATCTCCCCTTTCTAACCCCACTGCATCTGAAGAGTAAACTTGGTCTGAACTAGCCCTTTGTTGGTATTTATTATTCAGCAAGATAATGGGCAATTTCGTCTGATTGCAGTGAAATTACAAAGAAAGGCACGTTTCTCTTTTCACAATAAATAGGGAACAGTCAAACTCACAATGAAAGGGTGAATGCAATTTTTTCTTCTCTGCTAGAATTACCTTTGGAATCGTGGAGACTTCCGGTCTTTGTACAAAACATCTTCAGTGATTTCACGTTCCTATCTAAATAATTGGGGGAAATTGAGAGGATTAAACGTTGTCATCAATTTCAAAACGAAAACACATACCaacacatggaaacagatttgtttAATTTCACAATTTGTGATTGCTGAACGTCCATTTGGGGAAAGTAGAGGATTCAAAAATGTTAGCATAAAGTTGGAGTACTATTTTATAAAAATACAATTGATATGATTACCACAGTTTGAGATAGTATACAAAAACGATAAATACCTTTAGTTTTGTTTCTGTAGGAAATGACAGTGGTTATCGCTGAGAATAGCGTCAGCAGAAATAAAGTTGCTATTATAAACAGGGTTGTCTGCACATCCATGGAACTACGCGGCTGTTGCGATTGATTTCTCGCTCTCACTACGATAAGAAAACAAAGGTTACTTTCTTCTTTCTTAACGCTTGCCTCCTCCCCCACCATAACTACGTGCTTTAAGTAACACTTTAACCCTTCAAAAGTTAGATGCAAAAATGCTGCATTTGATGAGAGATAATTTGACCCTGACCCATCTGTCTAGGAACTGGCTTGATCTGGTGAACGCTGGTATTATAACTCGCCGCATTTTACTCGCTGTTAAATTCCATGAAGAATAATACTGATGTGGTGTAAACCGGAGTTCTATCCTATCCCGTGCATTTCCAGCCcggcaagttattttaaattacACCCGATATTCGTAAATTTAATTTTACTTCAACAGTGAAGTGCTCCCTTTAATCTATTTTTTAAACAAACTCATAAAACCAACAGCAGGTAACATGCTCACCTGTCACAACAAGTGTTGTTCCTTGCCCATAATATTCACCAGGGGTTATAAATTCCACCTTGCAATAATAAGTTCCCGAATCGCGCACTGTCACGTTTGTTAATTGAATCGAAGCCCCAGTCTTTCCGTCGATTTGTTCCCTATTTGGTCCAATGACTCGGCCTTTGTATTCTGGTGTACTGTTGGAAAGTTCAATTCCACCTCTACTGTTCTTGTACCACTTGCAGGCACCTACTCCCCTAAGTCTCTCGTACATACAGTACAGAACCGCTATCTTCCCCTCGGTTATATTAATGGATGCCGGGCTTTGAACAACCACAACGTTCTTTGCATTCACTGCTGTAAAAGAGCATGCAATGTTTCACACTGAAGCCAGAAACTTACGCTGTGCTTAGACGTGTTTGAAATTCCGCTCCTAAAATAAGCATCGCTCACGGAGCGATGCTGATGTGCGCTTGTCTCAAGTGCGGTCTTCGATTACGGACATTCATCGACGAAAATAAAGTGATTAACTCTTTCACTATAATAGTGGGCCAATAAGTATCATACACAACTTCAGTTTTTTCAAGTATAAGCATAACATTTTTGTTACTTTGATGAAGATTAGGGAGGACATTCATGAAAATGAGCTGATTTATATTTGTAAACATTTGTACCCATCAAATTGCAGTAAAGGTTAAATAGTGCCTTTAAAAGATACATTATATGCGAGTTAATCCTTCCATAGCAATATAGAGCACACAGTGTTAca
The nucleotide sequence above comes from Heterodontus francisci isolate sHetFra1 chromosome 29, sHetFra1.hap1, whole genome shotgun sequence. Encoded proteins:
- the LOC137345991 gene encoding natural cytotoxicity triggering receptor 3-like isoform X1, producing the protein MVSSLRLWIVTLVFAVNAKNVVVVQSPASINITEGKIAVLYCMYERLRGVGACKWYKNSRGGIELSNSTPEYKGRVIGPNREQIDGKTGASIQLTNVTVRDSGTYYCKVEFITPGEYYGQGTTLVVTVRARNQSQQPRSSMDVQTTLFIIATLFLLTLFSAITTVISYRNKTKDRNVKSLKMFCTKTGSLHDSKEKRDEGPSSGVGNQANEDDNVQYSALNVNEREEKRRSSVDKDKTNEADNVQYCTLTFNEGKQNNRSSDDKK
- the LOC137345991 gene encoding natural cytotoxicity triggering receptor 3-like isoform X2, with amino-acid sequence MVSSLRLWIVTLVFVNAKNVVVVQSPASINITEGKIAVLYCMYERLRGVGACKWYKNSRGGIELSNSTPEYKGRVIGPNREQIDGKTGASIQLTNVTVRDSGTYYCKVEFITPGEYYGQGTTLVVTVRARNQSQQPRSSMDVQTTLFIIATLFLLTLFSAITTVISYRNKTKDRNVKSLKMFCTKTGSLHDSKEKRDEGPSSGVGNQANEDDNVQYSALNVNEREEKRRSSVDKDKTNEADNVQYCTLTFNEGKQNNRSSDDKK